The genomic interval GCAGGCAATAGCTTTACTTAAAGCCCGTGAGCAAACCTACCGGGATCTGGAATATAACCGGCTTGGTAATCTGGTTACGTATAGGGAATTAAAACATCAGACCAGTAAAAAACGCCACATATGGCAAATGCGAAGATTGTTTTCAGCTTTTTCCGCAGAAATATTCCGCCTGATTCCCTGCTGGATGGCTTCTCCGGAATCTGTGTCAGCTATATTTCAGATGGAGCAATTATTTGATCTGGTAATATTTGATGAAGCTTCGCAGTGTTTTGCCGAGAGAGGAATTCCGGCTATTTACCGAGGGAATCAAATAGTAGTAACCGGAGACAGCCAGCAACTGCCACCGGGCGATATTTACCGGGTCCGTTTTGAAGATACTACGGAAGATATACCAGAACTGGAAGTGGATTCATTGCTTGATCTGGCCGCACAATACTTCCCACAGATTCAGCTCAATGGACATTACCGCAGCCAGTCGCTGGAACTAATCGATTTTTCAAACAAGCATTTTTACAAAAATACCTTGCAACTGCTTCCAGACAGGCACCAGATTAACAGCAGGGAGCCTGCCATACGGTATATTAAAGTTGAAGGTATCTGGCAGAATAATACCAATCAAATCGAAGCACAGGAAGTAGTAGAATGTGTGCATGATCTGGCGAGCCGGTATCCGGAGAAAAGTATTGGTATTGTTACCTTCAATTTTATGCAGCAGCAACTCATTCAGGATTTGCTGGAAGAACAAGCACAGTCAACAGGCAAAAGCTGGCCTGCCTCTCTTTTTGTGAAAAACATCGAAAATGTACAGGGAGACGAACGGGATATTATCATTTTCTCCATAGGCTACGCACCAGATGCCAAAGGCAAACTAGCGATGCAATTTGGCAGCCTGAATATGCAGGGAGGAGAAAACCGGCTGAATGTAGCGGTTACCCGTGCCCGTGAACAGATTATTATGATTAGTAGCATTCTGCCTGTCCAGTTGAAAACAGAGGATACGTTGCACAAAGGTCCTAAACTGCTCAAACAGTACCTGGAATATGCCTGGCAGGTGTCAGAAGGTGCGTATATCCCAATACCTAAACCAGTTGAAAATTTCCGGGCCAGTTTGCTGCTAAAAGACCAGTTGCCTGCATGGAGTGACAACCTGAAGAAAGAATTGCCTTTTGCCGATCTAACTGTGAAGCAACAGGATATGTACCACTCCTTGGTGCTTACCGATGATGATTTATACTTCCAGAGCCTTTCTACCAAAGACGCCCATGCGTATACACCATTTTTACTCAAAAAGAAAAACTGGCCTTTTGTACGAGTTTACAGCCGGGAATACTGGCGGGATAAACAAAAATTGCAAGAGAAGGTAGTTAAATAATCATGATGATTATAGATTAGAAGATTTTTTGTTTAGCTATTGAATCATGGAGAAAAGCAGAGTGTGTTTAGTTTTTATTTAATCACCACTGTTTATTTCAGATTTATATTCTGGGAAAGCTTCCATCTGATTCAAAGAATAGAAAATATCAGCCCGGAAATATCAAAAGAATGCCTGCTAAAAAATATAATGCGAAAGCAACAGTAATAAGACAAGCCTGGACAAGAGTTATAAATGCATATAAATGTATAATGATAAAGAACAAGCTGTTATTCATAGTAAATAACAGCTTGTATGAGCTAATAAAGATGTAAATTAATTTTATGAGCTAAAAAATTAGGGTTGGTCTTTGTGGAAGACTTTACCTGCCACCCCTTTGGCTCCATCCTTTAAATCTTCAAATTTATCTTTTGCTCCTTCTTTCAGATTTTCAAAGGTTTCTCCTACATCCTCTTTCAAATCCTGAATTTTATCTTTAACTACCGCAAAGAAATTAAATTCCTGATCATTCATTAAGCCATCAACCTGGGAGCTTACAGAATCCGGTAATTTAGATTTTATAAAGTTTAAAGTTGCACTATAAGCAGCTTCAGCCTGTTCATGCGTAATACCGGCACTTGCGGCTATTTGAGTAACAATTTGATCGGGTTTCATATCTGATGTTGGTTAGTAATGTAAAGCATGTATACTCAAAATCAGCGTAAGGAGTTGTTACAAAAGACTAAAATTTAAACGCAGGTGAATATTCTTTCACGGTTTCAATAAAACATTTCACCTTATCCGGATCGGTATCCGGATATACGCCATGTCCTAGGTTAGCAATGTGGCGGTAAGGACCAAACGCCTGCAGCATTTTTTTTGTTTCGGTTTCGATCTGCTGATAAGAAGCATATAGCACACATGGGTCTAAGTTACCCTGCAGGGTTTTATCTGGTCCCAGCAACGTTCTGGATTCTTCTATTTCCATATTCCAGTCCAGGCCAACAACCTGACAATCCAATGTCTTCATGGCAGTTCTCGCAAAAAAAGCACCTTTGGCAAACACTGTTTTTGGCACCTGCTGAATTGCATTACAAATCTGGGCAATATAGGGCAGCGAAAAAGTATGATATTGATCCGGAGCTAAAATGCCTGCCCATGAATCAAAAATCTGGATGATGTCTGCTCCGGCGGCTATCTGTCCTTGTAGGTAATCGATGGTGCTGTCGGTGATTTTCTGAAGTAGTAAATGGGAAAGTTCCGGTTCCGTATAAAGCATTTTTTTTGCTTTAGAGAAAGTTTTTGATCCTCCGCCTTCTACCATATAGGAAAAAATAGTCCAGGGGGCACCGGCAAAACCAATAAGCGGCACCCGTCCGTTTAGTTCTTTCTTCACAATCCGAATTGCTTCCAGCACATAGCCCAGGTCTGTTGCTGCATCCGATATTCTTAAGTTATCAATATCAGCCCGGGTTTGAATGGTTTTAGGAAAATGAGGTCCCCGTTTCTCCTGCATTTCATAAGGTAATCCCATGGCTTCGGGAATTACCAGAATATCCGAAAATATAATAGCAGCATCTACCCCCAGAATATCCACCGGTTGAATAGTGACTTCTGCGGCCAGTTCCGGTGTGGTAGCCAGTTCAATAAAACCGCTTAGTTTTTCCCGTACTGCTCTGTATTCTGGTAAAATACGGCCGGCCTGACGCATCAGCCACACAGGGGTCCGTTCGGTTTTTTCACCACGGGCGGCTCGTAGCAGTAAATCATTTTTCAGTTGCATACAGCAAATATAGACAAACCCTATAGCTTTGAAAACTTATAGCCTAGGTGTGTATTAGATTAAAATATGTGGTGTTTGGGAGCAGAATTTTGTAAAGGTGGCAATGAATGTGAATCTCTGAAATAGAAAGCCTGAATGGCTACAAATATTCCAGTAAGTATAGCCATACTGGTGACAACTGGTGTAAACGTATCCCCACTTTTATTAGAAGAAGGGTTGTTTTTTATGTTTTTCATAGGCTTGTTTGACAGAATCGGGAATAACATTCTGAAGCTTATACATTTTTTTGCCAGGGTAAAACAGAATCCGGGCCGTAAATTCGTCCGTCTTTGTCTAAATCGATCCAATATTGTTTAGAATCCCACGGACCAAAAATTATATGATTTTCTACCCAGAACTTCATGTTATGCAGAGGTCCATGAATATAATTCTTACTGATCCAATATTTTCCTGAGTCTTGTGGCCCTAGTATGCGTCGATTTTCTACCCAGTATCCAGTGTACATGTAGTTTGGTTTAGTTGTAACGAAGCTTATTAACCAAAAGATCGTTACTGCTTCATCTCGATATTGTTCGTAAGAACAATATGTATACTACGAATCTTTTTTTAATTATCAGCATGAAGGAGGGTAATAGTGGTAAGTTTTGTTAGGGAGCAACAAAACTTACCATTTCATGAAAGCAGATAAATTATAAAACAGCTTTGCTGCCTATTTGCCTACTATAGTGGTAAACCTTTGGCGACTGTGTGTTGAGAGAAATCTGTTTTGCAGGCTTACTGATATTTATGCCTGTTTTTTCTTTATAAACAGGTTCTCTACGTTTGGATGTATTGTTACAATACCCAAGGGCAACCCAAACGAGAATAAAAATAACGATAGTACCTAGGCATCCCCCTCCAAATTTTTTGGCGGCAGCACCCGCAATTAGGGCTCTGAAAAAATTGTTCATGGCTATTGTTTATGGTTAGTTATAGTGGATAGTTCGTTTCAACGAATAAATGTCAAACAAGTTCTACAATAAAAAAGGCCTTTTTACAAAAAAGCCTTTTTTATTGGAATGCATGTCTAAACTAATTCAAACGGATGTTATCTGGAGTAGCTTTACTTCTGGAAATTAATAGGCTGATCCATCAGGGGTACCTATCTCCCGGTGCTCGTCACCCAGCCAGTGTTCTGCCTGTGAACGGTCTTTGAAGTACCTGAGCCGCACTGAGTTTACCGAAAACGAATGCAGGGTGTGTACCAGGGTATCGCAGGTTTCGGGCACCAGATCGGCCACTTTTACCAATCCGGCATCGAGCAGTACATCTTTATTTGGAAAAGCTGGTGCCATCAACGTGCCACTTTCATCTGGTTCGAGGGCTGTCAGGTCATTTAATAAGGTAAACGTGCCTCTCATTAAGGGGGCAATTCTGTTAAAATAACCTCCAATTTCCATTACATCTTCCTGGTCATCCCAGCTTTGAAAAGCCTTCACATACAACCTGTTTCTCATCCGGTCGGCTGTGAAGGAATAAACGTCGTTTTCAGCTACCAGAAAGGGAGTTACGGAAGTAGTAAACCGGTGTACAAAATCCGATTCTTCATCCAGTTGCACCGGATATTCAGTAGCCGTATGATCGGCAGGAATAGTTTCGCCCAGTAAATTATCCTCTACAAGCGGACTCTGGTGTAATTCGCTCTGGTATACTGCATCTGCCTGCTCTGCCACAGTACCTGCACTGCCAATATGAGAGATATCGCCTACAAAACGGTTGTCAGTGAGTTCGTCTGCTGGTTGTGTGGTGCCCATACTACGGTCGCCATGTTCGGTAAAACTGCTGTTGCCTATATTTTCAACAGGTGTACCTGCTGTAAAATCACTGGATGTAGTGGAAGTCTGGTTGAAAGCCATAGGCTGGTTATCGGTTCTATCAGCAGGTAACATGTCTTGCTGAAGCAGATCGAGGTCAACCTGGGGATGGCCTTCTGATTTTCCATTCACGTTTATAATACTATCCAGGCGGATCACCTGATTCTCGAGTTTGGCAAATTCCACATGGTCATGTGTATACAAATCCAGAATCCGGCTGATCATTTTGGTTTCTTCACCGTTTTCGTCACGGTATATAATTTCGCAAATCTGCTGGGTGGTAGCGCAGGCTTCTAATTCATCGTAGAAATCAGAGCTAATGGGCTTATACTGCTTGTTTGATTGGGGTTGGTTTTCCATAAGTTTACTTTTTTGAGTTATACGCAATAGGTATGTCAAGGTAGGTACTGTATAGCAGGAGTCCGGCCTGTTTCCAGGCAGAAATAGGTAATTTGTTTCTTACCCTGACTCCTCTCAAACAAAAAAGCATATGTACAGCTGATATCTAAATTTCAGCCAGATTCATTAGTTACAGACTTATCCTCTTAGCTCCTCTTGCCCGGATGTTTTTGCACACTGTTAGATAAGGCTTCCTGAATGCGTTCGTACAAGTTATAAAAGATATGCTTATCTGCCCGCTGGTAAATAGCATTTTTTAATTCCTGCTTCAATTCAAAGGCAAAATCGTCCAGCTCAGAGATAAAAATCAATAAAATAACGGCTGATTTCAGCAGTTGATTATAGGCTACAAGGTTCTTCTGTATGTTACCTATCACCTGCTGCTCCGAAAAATAATGTTCAGCAAGCAGGGTATGTGTTAATTTATAGGAATCCATAGGATGTTCTGGTCAAAGGTTAGTATATATTGTACTATAAATAGCTGGTAAAGTTATATAAATTATAAAAATATTAATTATTATAAAAATCTGATATAATTTGGCCAGATACATATAATCCAACGAAGCCCGCCAGAAAAGGTTAGAGGCGAATAGGAAACTATGAATTGGGCATAACAAGAAAGCCTGACATATACTATGTCAGGCTTTTCAGGCAAATAAGTGAATTATCGTATTAAGCGTTTACTACTTCTTTTGTTTTCAGAAAAACAGTGTTAGTGGCTTTCTTCTTAGGTAACTGAATAATTCCTATCAGATTAAATAATTTGATTACTTGGTACGTAGGATCAATTTCGTACCATTTGTAAGCAAAGTTAGCCCGGTTACCATGCGTATGGTGATTATTGTGGAAACCTTCTCCCATCATAAATATATCTACCGGCATCAGGTTTCTGGAAGTATCTTTCACCTTGAAAGTAATATACCCGATTTTGTGAGCAAACCAGTTAATAATGGCACCATGGATCGGAGACATCAGGAAATGGAAAGGCAATAATAAAAACCAGATCCAGGAAGGAGCAAAGGCAATGTAGAACAAGCTATACAAGGTTCCCCAGGCAATCCGTACCCAGCGCTGTGAAGCAAAATCATCGAAAGATTTCCAGTCAGGTACGTTTACCGTGAATTTAGCGTCTACTTCTACTTTTCTGGTCCGGATGGCATTATAAAATGTATAGGTTTTCCACATCATATCGAAAATACCGGTGCTGTATTTGGGTGAGTGTGGATCTTCTTCAGTATCGGCAAAAGCATGGTGCATACGGTGC from Rhodocytophaga rosea carries:
- the hemE gene encoding uroporphyrinogen decarboxylase → MQLKNDLLLRAARGEKTERTPVWLMRQAGRILPEYRAVREKLSGFIELATTPELAAEVTIQPVDILGVDAAIIFSDILVIPEAMGLPYEMQEKRGPHFPKTIQTRADIDNLRISDAATDLGYVLEAIRIVKKELNGRVPLIGFAGAPWTIFSYMVEGGGSKTFSKAKKMLYTEPELSHLLLQKITDSTIDYLQGQIAAGADIIQIFDSWAGILAPDQYHTFSLPYIAQICNAIQQVPKTVFAKGAFFARTAMKTLDCQVVGLDWNMEIEESRTLLGPDKTLQGNLDPCVLYASYQQIETETKKMLQAFGPYRHIANLGHGVYPDTDPDKVKCFIETVKEYSPAFKF
- a CDS encoding acyl-CoA desaturase gives rise to the protein MIAILIFFAIHWYGSLFFQTFFLHRYAAHRAFTMSKGWEKVFFVLTFIFQGSNYLSAYAYGVMHRMHHAFADTEEDPHSPKYSTGIFDMMWKTYTFYNAIRTRKVEVDAKFTVNVPDWKSFDDFASQRWVRIAWGTLYSLFYIAFAPSWIWFLLLPFHFLMSPIHGAIINWFAHKIGYITFKVKDTSRNLMPVDIFMMGEGFHNNHHTHGNRANFAYKWYEIDPTYQVIKLFNLIGIIQLPKKKATNTVFLKTKEVVNA